The Mycobacteriales bacterium region GCTCGACCAGAACTTCGCTGCGAACCTGATCCGCGAGGTCGTCAGGAGCGGTAGGCGCCCGCGCGTCGTACGACGGCGACCACCGTCACCACGTGCTGTTGATCGTCGACTCGGTAGATCACGCGGTAGGTCCCGCGGCGTGCGCTGTAACGGTCGCTCAGCGGAGGCTCAAGGCGCTTGCCGACGCGGTGGGGCTTGGTCAGCAGCGGCCCGACGACGAACTCGTACGCGGCGAACGCAACCGACTCGGGGAGAACGTCAGCGAGTTGGCGCCGCGCGGTCGGAGAGATAATCAGTTCGTAGCGCGCGTCGCTCACGCGGTCTCTCGGCGTCGCTTCATCGCGGCGGTCAATGCCTCGAGATCCTCGCCCTCATCCCGTGCAAGTTCTGCGTCTGAGGCGGCGAGCTGCCGCAGCACTTCGGTGTCGGACAGGACGGCGATCGTCTCTTCCAGTGCCTCGAGATCTTCGACCGCGAGCAGCACTGCGGACGGCCGACCATGCACCGTGACGGTGACTCGTTCGTGGTGACCGTGGACTCGGCTGACGAGCTCGGACAGATGCGCCTTGACGTCCGCGAGCGGCATGACCCCGGACATGGTCATAAGTATGACCAGATCCGCGTCAGCTTGTCC contains the following coding sequences:
- a CDS encoding type II toxin-antitoxin system RelE/ParE family toxin; the protein is MSDARYELIISPTARRQLADVLPESVAFAAYEFVVGPLLTKPHRVGKRLEPPLSDRYSARRGTYRVIYRVDDQQHVVTVVAVVRRAGAYRS
- a CDS encoding type II toxin-antitoxin system Phd/YefM family antitoxin, encoding MTMSGVMPLADVKAHLSELVSRVHGHHERVTVTVHGRPSAVLLAVEDLEALEETIAVLSDTEVLRQLAASDAELARDEGEDLEALTAAMKRRRETA